In the Gammaproteobacteria bacterium genome, one interval contains:
- the mch gene encoding methenyltetrahydromethanopterin cyclohydrolase, translating to MGLNATGMGLNDRAAGLVEALERDAAALRLECTRLTNRVRIIDAGIDAEGGLEAGRRIAEICLAGLGTVGLSGAGPVAGWPLAVHVHTENPVLACLGSQYAGWSLAHGEGKGAFHALGSGPGRVLAQKEPLLREMGLADHADRTCLVLEVDGQPPLELTARIAADCGVDPAGLTLILTPTRSLAGTVQIVARVLEVAMHKAHELGFPLEHLVDGLGSAPLPPPAPDFLTAMGRTNDAILFGGQVQLFVKGTDEAAEDLCRRLPSSASGDYGRPFAEVFKASGYDFFKIDPMLFSPARVVVSCLDSGATFTAGAVDLGPLADSFGTPLS from the coding sequence ATGGGACTCAATGCCACGGGGATGGGACTCAATGATCGGGCCGCCGGGCTGGTGGAGGCCCTGGAGCGGGATGCGGCGGCGCTGCGGCTCGAGTGCACCCGTCTTACCAATCGGGTACGCATCATCGATGCCGGCATCGACGCCGAAGGGGGCCTCGAAGCGGGGCGACGTATCGCCGAGATCTGCCTGGCGGGTCTCGGCACCGTCGGCTTGTCCGGGGCAGGGCCCGTGGCCGGTTGGCCCCTGGCGGTCCACGTCCATACCGAAAACCCCGTGCTCGCCTGCCTGGGCAGTCAGTACGCCGGATGGAGCCTCGCCCACGGCGAGGGCAAGGGTGCCTTCCATGCCCTGGGGTCCGGTCCCGGGCGGGTGCTTGCGCAGAAAGAGCCGCTGCTGCGGGAAATGGGCCTCGCCGACCATGCCGACCGCACCTGCCTGGTGCTGGAGGTGGATGGCCAACCGCCCCTGGAACTGACCGCCCGGATCGCCGCCGACTGTGGAGTCGATCCCGCTGGCCTCACCCTGATCCTGACCCCCACCCGGAGCCTCGCCGGCACGGTGCAGATCGTGGCGCGGGTGCTGGAAGTGGCCATGCACAAGGCCCACGAGCTGGGCTTCCCCCTCGAGCATCTGGTGGACGGCCTGGGCAGCGCGCCGTTGCCACCCCCGGCCCCCGATTTCCTCACGGCCATGGGTCGCACCAATGATGCCATTTTGTTCGGAGGCCAGGTCCAACTCTTCGTCAAGGGCACCGACGAGGCGGCCGAGGATCTGTGCCGGCGCCTGCCCAGCAGTGCCTCCGGCGACTACGGTCGCCCCTTCGCCGAGGTGTTCAAGGCCAGTGGCTACGATTTCTTCAAGATCGATCCCATGCTCTTCAGCCCGGCCCGGGTGGTGGTGTCGTGCCTGGATTCCGGCGCCACCTTCACCGCCGGTGCCGTGGACCTCGGTCCCCTGGCGGATTCCTTCGGTACTCCGTTGTCATGA
- a CDS encoding NAD(P)-dependent methylenetetrahydromethanopterin dehydrogenase: MSTSKTTILHLFTPAPNLSPFDVNMAIDAGWDHCIPYTGISADDVEALTQDAIFSRGPTGVKATGIFIGGRDIYMAMDMLALARKSMVPPFEVAVFADPSGAFTTAAAMVACAEKELVDRHAGGLEGRRVLVFGGTGPVGATCAVLAARAGARTVIVSHTGKDTADETVTACGARFTVDLEGADGSSDSAIKALLEDAEVVFGAAKAGVQVLNADHLAKARRLLVACDVNAVPPEGIEGVDVGAKGTALESASGEAVGIGAMAVGNVKYKVQHALLKEMVEAPEARYLDFADAWRLARDLA; this comes from the coding sequence ATGAGCACATCCAAGACCACCATTCTTCACCTGTTCACACCGGCGCCGAATCTGAGTCCCTTCGACGTCAACATGGCCATCGATGCCGGTTGGGATCACTGCATCCCGTACACGGGGATCTCCGCGGACGACGTGGAGGCTCTGACCCAGGACGCCATCTTCTCCCGCGGTCCCACGGGCGTGAAGGCCACCGGCATATTCATCGGCGGCAGGGATATCTATATGGCCATGGACATGCTCGCCCTGGCCCGGAAATCCATGGTGCCTCCCTTCGAGGTCGCGGTGTTCGCCGATCCCAGCGGGGCCTTCACCACCGCCGCCGCCATGGTGGCTTGTGCGGAGAAAGAGCTGGTGGATCGCCATGCTGGTGGCCTCGAGGGGCGCCGGGTCCTGGTCTTCGGCGGCACGGGACCGGTGGGTGCCACCTGTGCCGTGCTGGCGGCCCGCGCCGGCGCCCGTACCGTCATCGTCAGCCATACGGGCAAGGACACGGCCGACGAGACGGTCACGGCTTGTGGCGCACGTTTTACCGTGGACCTCGAGGGTGCCGACGGCAGCAGCGACAGCGCCATAAAGGCCCTCCTGGAGGACGCTGAGGTGGTGTTCGGGGCGGCCAAGGCCGGCGTGCAGGTGCTGAATGCGGACCACCTGGCGAAGGCCCGCAGACTCTTGGTGGCCTGCGATGTCAACGCCGTGCCGCCCGAAGGTATCGAGGGGGTGGACGTGGGGGCCAAGGGCACCGCCCTGGAGAGCGCATCGGGGGAGGCCGTGGGCATCGGGGCCATGGCCGTGGGCAACGTCAAGTACAAGGTCCAGCATGCCCTGTTGAAGGAAATGGTGGAGGCCCCCGAAGCCCGTTACCTGGATTTCGCCGATGCCTGGCGCTTGGCCCGTGACCTTGCCTGA
- the fae gene encoding formaldehyde-activating enzyme, with product MAVINKTMVGESLVGDGNEVAHIDLIMGPRGSAAETAFCNALTNNKDGFTSLLAVVAPNLPTKPNTMMFNKVTIKGAKQAVQMFGPAQRGVAMAVADCVENGTIPADEADDVFICVGVFIHWEAEDDNKIQDYNYQATKESIERAVAGTPTAAEVVAGKKEQAHPFAAHT from the coding sequence ATGGCAGTGATAAACAAAACGATGGTGGGCGAATCCCTGGTGGGCGATGGCAACGAGGTCGCGCACATCGACCTGATCATGGGGCCGCGCGGTTCTGCCGCCGAGACGGCGTTCTGCAATGCCCTGACCAACAACAAGGACGGCTTCACGAGCCTGCTGGCAGTGGTGGCTCCCAACCTGCCCACCAAGCCCAATACCATGATGTTCAACAAGGTGACCATCAAGGGTGCCAAGCAGGCCGTCCAGATGTTCGGTCCGGCCCAGCGGGGCGTGGCCATGGCGGTGGCGGATTGCGTGGAGAACGGCACCATCCCGGCCGATGAGGCCGATGATGTGTTCATCTGCGTGGGCGTCTTCATCCACTGGGAAGCAGAGGACGACAACAAGATCCAGGACTACAACTACCAGGCCACCAAGGAGTCCATCGAGCGTGCCGTTGCCGGCACACCGACGGCCGCCGAGGTGGTGGCAGGCAAGAAAGAGCAGGCTCATCCGTTCGCGGCCCATACCTGA
- a CDS encoding triphosphoribosyl-dephospho-CoA synthase, which translates to MTTSWNAPDEIQRAYRAACWLEVSALKPGNVSETSPGHGMTAADFHLSASVTAGILTQPGLSLGEAICRAVAMTRRRVGFNTNLGIVLLCAPLARAAAACDEPRELHERLKQVLAETSRGDSARVFEAIRLANPGGLGSSDKYDVHSPPRVGLRRVMAAAAHRDLIARQYVTDFEDVFAIALPRFRALRTSRKTECCAVTELFLYLLAQYPDSHITRKHGPKKAAEVTRRAVEAHALLATCSGVRARRHLEQLDARLKAEDINPGTTADLTVATLFLDRLLKQQDVDMAARSVRRADTERMPVREAAFISSENDERSYQRWQ; encoded by the coding sequence ATGACGACCTCGTGGAACGCCCCGGACGAGATCCAGCGGGCCTATCGCGCGGCGTGCTGGCTGGAGGTTTCGGCCCTCAAGCCGGGTAACGTCTCCGAGACCTCGCCGGGCCACGGCATGACCGCCGCCGATTTCCATCTCAGCGCGTCCGTCACCGCCGGGATCCTGACCCAGCCGGGGTTGAGTCTGGGGGAGGCCATATGTCGTGCGGTGGCCATGACCAGGCGGCGGGTGGGATTCAACACCAACCTCGGGATCGTCCTGCTGTGCGCGCCACTGGCCCGTGCCGCCGCGGCCTGTGACGAGCCGCGGGAACTTCATGAGCGGCTGAAACAGGTGCTCGCAGAAACCTCCCGGGGCGACAGCGCCCGGGTCTTCGAGGCCATTCGGCTGGCCAATCCGGGCGGGCTGGGCAGCAGTGACAAGTACGACGTCCACAGCCCGCCCCGCGTGGGACTGCGACGGGTCATGGCCGCGGCCGCTCATCGCGACCTCATCGCCCGCCAGTATGTTACTGATTTCGAGGATGTGTTCGCCATCGCGTTGCCGCGTTTCCGGGCCCTGCGGACGAGCCGCAAGACCGAATGCTGCGCCGTGACGGAATTGTTCCTGTATCTGCTGGCGCAATACCCAGACAGTCACATCACCCGCAAACATGGGCCGAAAAAGGCGGCCGAAGTGACGCGGCGGGCCGTCGAGGCCCACGCATTACTCGCGACCTGTTCCGGGGTGCGGGCGAGACGGCATCTCGAGCAACTGGATGCCCGTCTCAAGGCCGAGGATATCAATCCCGGCACCACGGCAGACCTTACCGTCGCCACCCTGTTCCTGGACCGGCTGCTCAAGCAGCAGGATGTGGACATGGCGGCACGGTCTGTCCGGCGAGCGGATACCGAACGGATGCCCGTTCGGGAGGCCGCGTTCATTAGTTCCGAAAACGACGAAAGGAGTTACCAAAGATGGCAGTGA
- a CDS encoding RimK family alpha-L-glutamate ligase yields MTAVAIFTDDPGWHGAHLRAAFAGHGCESRFVTLNDCSIVLRTGMPEVRIPGFRGAPAAAFVRGVAGGTLEEVVFRLNVLHALKAAGTRVYNDGRAIERSVDKGLTSFLLAGAGIPTPHTRVTADPATATAFVEDELRAGHTVVSKPLFGSQGKGVVRIGRVADLPDAEAANGVWYLQRFVASAGPEPEDWRLFIIGGRTVAAMRRSSGSWPTNVACGAQCHAAVPAVEAAELAERATRVLDMDYAGVDLLRDRRGAWWLIEVNSIPAWRGLEEATGIDVAGLLAADLLDRIRQQQRPLEVV; encoded by the coding sequence ATGACGGCGGTAGCCATTTTCACCGACGATCCCGGCTGGCACGGGGCGCACCTGCGCGCCGCATTCGCGGGGCATGGCTGCGAATCCCGCTTCGTGACCCTGAACGACTGCAGCATCGTGCTCCGGACCGGCATGCCCGAGGTGCGTATACCGGGGTTCCGTGGCGCGCCTGCCGCTGCCTTCGTGCGTGGGGTGGCCGGGGGCACCCTCGAGGAGGTGGTGTTCCGTCTCAATGTGCTCCACGCCCTCAAGGCCGCCGGGACACGGGTCTACAACGACGGCCGGGCCATCGAGCGCTCCGTGGATAAGGGGCTGACCAGTTTCCTGCTGGCCGGGGCGGGGATCCCCACACCCCATACTCGAGTGACCGCGGATCCCGCGACCGCCACCGCCTTCGTGGAGGACGAACTCCGCGCCGGCCACACCGTGGTATCCAAGCCCCTGTTCGGTTCCCAGGGCAAGGGCGTGGTGCGCATCGGCCGGGTGGCGGACCTGCCGGACGCCGAAGCCGCCAATGGTGTGTGGTATCTACAGCGCTTCGTGGCCAGCGCCGGGCCCGAACCGGAGGACTGGCGCCTGTTCATCATCGGCGGGCGTACCGTGGCCGCCATGCGCCGCAGCAGTGGCAGTTGGCCCACCAATGTGGCCTGCGGCGCCCAATGTCATGCCGCCGTGCCGGCGGTCGAGGCGGCGGAGCTTGCGGAAAGGGCCACCCGTGTCCTGGACATGGACTACGCCGGGGTGGACCTGCTACGGGATCGAAGGGGTGCGTGGTGGCTGATCGAGGTCAACAGCATCCCCGCCTGGCGCGGCCTGGAGGAGGCCACCGGCATCGACGTGGCCGGCCTGCTGGCCGCCGATCTCCTCGACCGCATCCGGCAGCAGCAACGACCGCTGGAGGTGGTATGA
- a CDS encoding beta-ribofuranosylaminobenzene 5'-phosphate synthase family protein, with translation MTRDRYSNDENLAVTVEAGARLHLGFLDLNGGLGRRFGSMGLAIDGFQTRLTATLADTVGASGPSAHRARGHAIQVVNALGLESGVHIAVHEAIPGHLGLGSGTQLGLAVGIAVTRLHGVELAPATVAGIADRGARSGIGIGSFDQGGFILDGGRGPDDGTPPVISRLPYPEDWRVVLVLDARGEGIHGSEEKAAFHRLPPFPGDHAAHLCRLALMQILPAVAEGRLEPFARGVAEVQRVVGDHFAAAQGGRYTSPAVSDVLTWAEAQGFAGVGQSSWGPTGFVLTATPAAADDLVRAARWRFGDLSAVRFCVVRGCNHGSRISITSPMQTLKRAP, from the coding sequence ATGACGCGAGACCGATACAGCAATGATGAAAACCTGGCGGTCACCGTGGAGGCGGGCGCGCGGCTGCATCTCGGCTTTCTCGACCTCAACGGTGGCCTGGGCCGCCGTTTCGGCAGCATGGGTCTGGCCATCGATGGCTTCCAGACGCGACTCACCGCCACCCTGGCGGACACCGTAGGCGCCAGCGGGCCCTCGGCCCATCGCGCCCGGGGCCATGCCATCCAAGTGGTGAATGCCCTCGGTTTGGAATCCGGGGTCCATATCGCGGTCCATGAGGCCATTCCCGGGCACCTGGGACTGGGGTCGGGGACGCAACTCGGCCTCGCGGTGGGCATCGCCGTCACTCGGCTCCATGGCGTGGAGCTGGCACCCGCCACCGTCGCCGGCATCGCCGACCGTGGGGCCCGTTCGGGTATCGGCATCGGCAGTTTCGATCAGGGTGGCTTCATCCTCGACGGCGGGCGCGGGCCCGACGACGGCACCCCGCCGGTGATCTCGCGCTTGCCCTATCCGGAGGACTGGCGCGTGGTGCTGGTGCTCGATGCCAGGGGCGAGGGCATCCACGGCAGCGAGGAAAAGGCCGCGTTCCATCGCCTGCCGCCTTTTCCCGGCGACCACGCGGCCCACCTGTGCCGGCTCGCCCTCATGCAGATCCTGCCGGCCGTGGCCGAAGGCCGGCTGGAGCCCTTCGCCCGCGGCGTGGCGGAAGTACAGCGCGTGGTGGGGGACCATTTCGCCGCCGCCCAGGGCGGGCGCTACACCAGTCCCGCGGTGTCCGATGTCCTGACTTGGGCCGAGGCCCAGGGCTTCGCGGGGGTGGGGCAGAGTTCCTGGGGGCCCACGGGCTTCGTGCTCACCGCCACGCCCGCCGCCGCCGATGACTTGGTGCGGGCGGCCCGGTGGCGCTTCGGCGACCTCTCGGCGGTGCGTTTTTGCGTCGTTCGGGGATGCAACCACGGCAGTCGCATCTCCATCACATCTCCCATGCAAACCCTTAAGCGAGCCCCATGA
- a CDS encoding ATP-grasp domain-containing protein: MTLPERPYMVVAGTGVRALAEFGVRAGFRMGAADCFGDDDTRAAARMVALASMNEGSTLAAAAFSLHPWSTRQPRLVWGAGFEGGGYMLRKLQRSFRLCGNTPFVMDLAGEPRRFFELLDTLDIPYPEVSFVPVSEPRGWLLKHGAGYGGMRVFDAAYPRSGTQRADAYWQRRIAGEAFSVTFAADGGKASVMGFNTQLNRRHGPRPCVYHGAITGCDLDGRQRGLVEDYVARLTRSLGLRGINGMDFIMNDGDPLFLELNARPPATLELYDPDLPDGGAMALHLEACEGRLVLAGPVGGAMSRGHRILYAEEDMAVPAVHWPAWVKDRPAPGTRVAAGEPICSIHGEGTSKAAVADVLARRTREWAVLLDATRRNAA; this comes from the coding sequence GTGACCTTGCCTGAGCGTCCCTACATGGTGGTGGCGGGTACCGGCGTCCGTGCCCTCGCCGAGTTTGGCGTCCGCGCCGGCTTCAGGATGGGGGCGGCGGACTGCTTCGGCGACGACGACACCCGGGCCGCCGCACGGATGGTGGCCCTGGCATCCATGAATGAAGGCTCCACCCTGGCCGCCGCCGCCTTCTCCCTGCACCCGTGGAGCACCCGGCAGCCACGCCTGGTGTGGGGGGCGGGTTTCGAAGGGGGCGGCTATATGTTGCGCAAATTGCAACGCAGCTTCCGCCTGTGTGGCAACACCCCCTTCGTGATGGACCTGGCCGGCGAGCCCCGTCGTTTCTTCGAGTTGCTGGATACCTTGGATATACCCTATCCCGAGGTCAGTTTCGTTCCCGTAAGCGAACCCCGTGGCTGGCTGCTGAAGCACGGTGCAGGTTACGGGGGCATGCGGGTCTTCGACGCCGCGTATCCGCGCAGCGGCACGCAGCGCGCCGATGCCTACTGGCAACGACGCATAGCGGGTGAGGCCTTCTCCGTGACCTTCGCCGCGGATGGTGGGAAGGCCTCGGTGATGGGCTTCAATACCCAGTTGAACCGGCGCCACGGACCGCGTCCCTGTGTCTACCATGGTGCCATCACCGGTTGTGACCTGGATGGGCGGCAGCGGGGGCTGGTGGAGGATTACGTCGCCCGGCTGACTCGCAGCCTGGGCCTGCGCGGCATAAACGGCATGGATTTCATCATGAACGATGGCGACCCCCTGTTCCTGGAACTCAACGCACGGCCACCAGCCACCCTGGAACTCTACGACCCGGACCTCCCCGACGGTGGCGCCATGGCGCTTCATCTGGAGGCCTGTGAGGGACGCCTGGTCCTGGCGGGGCCGGTAGGTGGGGCCATGAGTCGCGGCCATCGTATCCTCTATGCCGAGGAAGATATGGCGGTGCCTGCCGTCCATTGGCCGGCATGGGTCAAGGATCGACCTGCGCCCGGCACGCGGGTGGCGGCCGGTGAGCCCATCTGTTCCATTCATGGGGAGGGGACGTCAAAGGCGGCGGTGGCAGATGTGCTGGCACGGCGGACCCGCGAGTGGGCGGTCCTGCTGGACGCCACCCGGAGGAACGCCGCATGA